A region from the Sphingomonas sp. S2-65 genome encodes:
- a CDS encoding ribonuclease HII, with product MLKRAGPDLKFERRYKRLHKGLVAGVDEAGRGPLAGPVVAAAVVLDPKCIPEGIDDSKVLTAAKRADLCAQLLACAKVGVGMASVEEIDTINIFWATMLAMHRAVDALGFRPAFVLVDGNRCPDWDHQSQAVVSGDALCLSIAAASIVAKHRRDGIMEELDALHPGYGWKSNKGYSAKVHQEALRVLGPTPHHRRSFGRVAQAELDFGPAIAAE from the coding sequence ATGCTTAAGCGTGCCGGGCCTGACCTGAAGTTCGAACGTAGATACAAGCGCTTGCACAAGGGGCTTGTTGCCGGCGTCGATGAGGCCGGGCGCGGTCCGCTGGCCGGGCCGGTGGTCGCCGCCGCTGTCGTGCTCGACCCCAAATGCATCCCCGAGGGAATCGACGATTCCAAGGTGCTGACCGCGGCCAAGCGCGCCGACCTGTGCGCGCAGCTGCTCGCCTGCGCCAAGGTGGGCGTGGGCATGGCCAGCGTCGAAGAGATCGACACGATCAACATCTTCTGGGCGACGATGCTGGCGATGCACCGCGCAGTGGACGCGCTCGGCTTCCGCCCTGCCTTCGTGCTGGTCGACGGCAATCGCTGCCCCGACTGGGACCATCAGAGCCAGGCGGTGGTGAGCGGCGACGCGCTGTGCCTGTCGATCGCCGCGGCATCGATCGTCGCCAAGCATCGCCGCGACGGCATCATGGAAGAACTCGACGCGCTGCACCCGGGCTATGGCTGGAAGTCGAACAAGGGCTATTCGGCCAAGGTCCACCAGGAAGCGTTGCGCGTCCTGGGGCCGACGCCCCACCATCGCCGCAGCTTCGGGCGGGTAGCGCAAGCCGAGCTGGATTTCGGCCCGGCGATCGCGGCGGAATAG
- the thiD gene encoding bifunctional hydroxymethylpyrimidine kinase/phosphomethylpyrimidine kinase — MTPRVLIIAGSDSGGGAGIQADIKTITMLGGHAMTAITALTAQNTVGVQAVHAVPTDMVLAQIDSVVRDIGVDAVKIGMIGSARTALAVAEKLAELPGVPVVFDPVMVASTGARLADEATIVAFERLMDRATVVTPNLPELEALGRDPLELVRAHGCAVLVKGGHRAGADVTDRLYSVDPEDPPEIAWTEPRIETDATHGTGCTLSSAIACGLAQEWDLPEAVTRARRFVRIAMREAPGLGRGHGPMGQQAVRLDSNMSFFEPMLNQVTVPATDLAASERFYRLLGMRQVVRASPRYARFETEGGATFSVATDPVYTAPVVYLECGDLDVTVAYLQQQGVKFDQEPRDEKWGWREARLTDPAGNAIRLYQAGEMRRFPPWRLDDA; from the coding sequence ATGACGCCACGCGTGCTGATCATCGCGGGATCGGATTCAGGCGGCGGCGCCGGGATCCAGGCCGACATCAAGACCATCACCATGCTGGGCGGCCATGCCATGACCGCGATCACCGCCTTGACGGCGCAGAACACGGTGGGGGTACAGGCCGTGCACGCGGTGCCTACCGACATGGTGCTGGCACAGATCGATTCGGTGGTGCGCGACATCGGCGTCGATGCCGTGAAGATCGGCATGATCGGATCGGCGCGGACTGCGCTGGCAGTCGCCGAGAAGCTGGCCGAGCTGCCCGGCGTGCCGGTGGTGTTCGATCCGGTGATGGTCGCCTCGACCGGCGCGCGGCTGGCCGACGAAGCGACGATCGTGGCGTTCGAGCGGCTGATGGACCGCGCCACGGTGGTCACCCCCAACTTGCCCGAGCTGGAGGCGCTGGGCCGCGATCCGCTGGAACTGGTGCGCGCGCATGGCTGCGCGGTGTTGGTCAAGGGCGGTCACCGCGCCGGGGCCGACGTGACTGATCGGCTGTATTCGGTCGATCCCGAGGATCCGCCCGAGATCGCCTGGACCGAACCGCGGATCGAGACCGATGCGACGCATGGCACCGGCTGCACGCTGTCTTCGGCGATCGCCTGTGGATTGGCGCAGGAATGGGATCTGCCCGAGGCAGTGACGCGCGCGCGCCGGTTCGTGCGGATCGCGATGCGCGAAGCCCCGGGGCTTGGTCGCGGGCATGGCCCGATGGGACAGCAGGCGGTGCGCCTCGACAGCAATATGAGCTTTTTCGAGCCGATGCTGAACCAGGTGACCGTGCCTGCCACCGACCTGGCCGCCAGCGAGCGCTTCTATCGTCTCCTCGGCATGCGCCAGGTGGTGCGCGCCAGCCCACGCTATGCCCGGTTCGAGACCGAGGGCGGCGCGACGTTCTCGGTGGCGACCGACCCGGTCTATACCGCGCCGGTGGTCTATCTCGAGTGCGGCGACCTGGACGTGACCGTCGCCTATCTCCAGCAGCAGGGCGTCAAGTTCGACCAGGAGCCGCGCGACGAGAAATGGGGCTGGCGCGAGGCGCGGCTGACCGATCCCGCCGGCAATGCCATTCGTCTCTATCAGGCTGGCGAGATGCGGCGCTTTCCGCCATGGCGGCTGGACGATGCTTAA
- a CDS encoding DUF1272 domain-containing protein, whose amino-acid sequence MLEMRPDCERCGVDLPPDEAGAFICSFECTFCAECADRLDERCPNCGGELLDRPARVDDALERHPASTQRRFQG is encoded by the coding sequence ATGCTCGAAATGCGCCCCGATTGCGAACGCTGCGGCGTCGACCTGCCGCCGGACGAGGCGGGCGCGTTCATCTGCTCGTTCGAATGCACCTTCTGCGCGGAATGCGCCGACCGGCTGGACGAGCGCTGCCCGAATTGCGGCGGCGAGCTGCTCGACCGCCCGGCGCGCGTCGACGACGCGCTCGAGCGTCATCCCGCTTCCACCCAGCGCCGGTTCCAGGGCTGA
- the glmM gene encoding phosphoglucosamine mutase, which translates to MARKYFGTDGIRGATNASNMTAAMAMKVGMAAGCHFLRGDHRHRVVIGKDTRLSGYMLENAMVAGFTSVGMDVVLVGPMPTPAVAMLTQAMRADMGVMISASHNPYADNGIKLFGPDGFKLSDADELAIEALIDGDVQLAPSSEIGRARRVDDAGGRYIHFAKSTFPADLRLDGLKIVIDCANGAAYQVAPSALWELGAEIIAIGVTPNGKNINDGVGSTSPQTLCETVVASGAHIGIALDGDADRLIVVDETGKVVDGDQLMALIAGGWARQGRLAGGGLVATVMSNLGLERHLSAQGLGLIRTSVGDRYVLEKMRSSGYNVGGEQSGHIILSDYATTGDGLVAALQVLAEIVRAGAPASEVLHRFDPLPQLLKNVRFQGGKPLDDPRVKDVIAAAEAELNGNGRLVIRASGTEPVIRVMAEGDDQGQVETVVDRICNAVREAAA; encoded by the coding sequence ATGGCAAGAAAATATTTCGGCACCGACGGGATCCGCGGCGCCACCAACGCATCGAACATGACCGCGGCGATGGCGATGAAGGTCGGCATGGCTGCGGGTTGCCACTTCCTGCGCGGCGACCACCGTCACCGCGTGGTGATCGGCAAGGACACGCGGCTGTCGGGCTATATGCTCGAAAACGCCATGGTCGCCGGCTTCACTAGCGTCGGCATGGACGTGGTGCTGGTGGGGCCGATGCCGACCCCGGCGGTGGCGATGCTCACCCAGGCGATGCGCGCCGACATGGGCGTGATGATCTCGGCCAGCCATAATCCCTATGCCGACAATGGCATCAAGCTGTTCGGCCCCGACGGCTTCAAGCTGTCGGACGCCGACGAGCTGGCGATCGAGGCGCTGATCGATGGCGATGTACAACTCGCGCCGTCGAGCGAGATCGGCCGCGCGCGGCGGGTGGACGATGCCGGCGGGCGCTATATCCATTTCGCCAAGTCGACCTTTCCCGCGGATCTGCGGCTCGACGGCCTCAAGATCGTCATCGATTGCGCCAATGGCGCGGCCTATCAGGTCGCGCCCTCGGCATTGTGGGAACTCGGCGCCGAGATCATCGCGATCGGCGTCACCCCCAACGGCAAGAACATCAATGACGGTGTCGGCTCCACGTCGCCGCAGACGCTGTGCGAGACGGTGGTCGCATCGGGCGCGCATATCGGCATCGCGCTGGACGGCGACGCCGACCGGCTGATCGTAGTCGACGAGACCGGCAAGGTGGTCGACGGCGACCAGCTGATGGCGCTGATCGCCGGCGGCTGGGCGCGCCAAGGCCGCCTGGCCGGCGGCGGGCTGGTCGCGACGGTGATGTCCAACCTCGGGCTGGAGCGGCATTTGTCGGCGCAGGGGCTGGGGCTGATCCGCACCAGCGTCGGCGACCGCTACGTGCTCGAGAAGATGCGGAGTTCGGGCTATAATGTCGGCGGCGAGCAGTCGGGGCACATCATCCTGTCCGACTATGCCACCACCGGTGACGGTCTGGTCGCGGCGTTGCAGGTGCTGGCCGAAATCGTCCGCGCCGGGGCGCCGGCCAGCGAAGTGCTGCACCGGTTCGACCCGCTGCCGCAGCTTTTGAAGAATGTGCGATTCCAGGGCGGCAAGCCGCTCGACGATCCGCGGGTGAAGGACGTGATCGCCGCTGCCGAAGCCGAGCTGAACGGCAATGGCCGGCTGGTGATCCGCGCCTCGGGCACCGAACCGGTGATCCGAGTGATGGCGGAGGGCGACGACCAGGGCCAGGTGGAGACGGTGGTCGACCGCATCTGCAACGCCGTGCGCGAGGCCGCGGCCTGA
- a CDS encoding dicarboxylate/amino acid:cation symporter: protein MSQPTRILLSLLVGLAIGAMLAAYSPQTGLTVAGWAQPVGQAWLNGLQMTIVPLVVALLVTGVTATAEAARAGRLAGRAIALYVLLLFLSAAIAGLLTPLFLQIAPLPQESAASLRAALTNAEKIGPVPPLGEFLAAIIPANIVKAAAENAFISLIIFSLVFAFAITRVGQEARTLLTNFFVAIRDVMLVVIDWVLWIGPVGVFALALVVGAKAGTGAFGALLHYILIVASVGLVIAVLAYPVAVIGGRVGLGRYIRAAMPSQAVAISTQSSLATLPVMIEGAAAVGVPVAVSGVTLPLAVAIFRATGPAMNFAVAIYVAKWFGVPLHPATLMVGAVVAALTSLGSVSLPGTVSYVSAISPVAATIGAPITPLGLLVAVETLPDIMRTVGNVTWDLAATVWLSRGAGDVPRDHADAVLAQES, encoded by the coding sequence ATGTCGCAACCGACGCGTATTCTTCTTTCCTTGCTGGTCGGTTTGGCGATCGGCGCGATGCTCGCGGCCTATTCGCCGCAAACCGGCCTCACCGTCGCCGGCTGGGCGCAGCCGGTCGGGCAGGCATGGCTCAACGGGCTGCAGATGACTATCGTCCCGCTCGTCGTTGCGCTGCTGGTCACCGGCGTCACCGCGACGGCAGAGGCCGCGCGGGCGGGCCGGCTGGCGGGACGCGCGATCGCGCTCTACGTCCTCCTGCTGTTCCTGTCGGCGGCCATCGCCGGGCTGCTGACGCCGTTGTTCCTCCAGATCGCGCCGCTGCCCCAGGAATCTGCGGCCAGCCTGCGCGCTGCGCTGACCAACGCCGAGAAGATCGGCCCGGTGCCCCCGCTCGGCGAGTTTCTGGCCGCGATCATCCCGGCCAACATCGTCAAGGCGGCGGCGGAGAACGCGTTCATCTCGCTGATCATCTTTTCGCTGGTCTTCGCCTTCGCCATCACGCGGGTCGGCCAGGAGGCCCGCACGCTGCTGACGAACTTCTTCGTCGCCATCCGCGACGTGATGCTGGTGGTGATCGACTGGGTATTGTGGATCGGTCCGGTCGGGGTATTCGCGCTGGCGTTAGTCGTCGGCGCGAAGGCGGGCACCGGCGCGTTCGGCGCGTTGCTCCATTATATCCTGATCGTCGCCAGCGTCGGCCTGGTCATCGCGGTCCTCGCCTATCCCGTGGCGGTGATCGGCGGCAGGGTGGGCCTGGGCCGCTACATCCGCGCCGCGATGCCCAGCCAGGCAGTGGCGATCAGCACCCAATCGTCGCTCGCGACGCTGCCGGTGATGATCGAGGGCGCCGCCGCGGTCGGCGTTCCCGTAGCCGTGTCCGGCGTCACCTTGCCGCTGGCAGTGGCGATCTTCCGCGCGACCGGCCCGGCGATGAACTTCGCAGTGGCGATCTATGTCGCCAAATGGTTCGGCGTACCGCTGCATCCCGCCACCCTGATGGTCGGCGCAGTGGTCGCGGCGCTTACTTCGCTGGGGTCGGTCAGCCTGCCCGGCACGGTCAGCTATGTCAGCGCCATTTCCCCGGTCGCGGCGACGATCGGCGCGCCGATCACGCCGCTCGGGTTGCTGGTCGCGGTCGAGACGCTGCCCGACATCATGCGCACCGTCGGCAACGTCACCTGGGACCTGGCGGCGACCGTCTGGCTGTCGCGTGGCGCCGGTGACGTCCCGCGCGACCATGCGGACGCGGTACTCGCGCAGGAGTCCTAG
- the gorA gene encoding glutathione-disulfide reductase encodes MADYDYDLFVIGAGSGGVRASRVSAAYGARVAVAEEYRVGGTCVIRGCVPKKLLIFGAHFAEDLKDARRFGWDVPDCRFDWATLRDNVLADVDRLNGLYTQTLHNNQVEVFNERATVSGPNEVTLASGRKVSAKHILIATGAHPLVPEFPGSELGITSNEVFHLDKLPKRVLIAGGGYIANEFAGIFNELGSHVTLVNRTDVILRGYDHSIRDRLLQISITKGIDFRFHSEFRKIEQIEGGALRVELSKFEPIEVDCVLFATGRKPNTAGLGLEEVGVEIDDMGAVKVDDENRSSVESIFAVGDVTNRVQLTPVAIREGQAFADTIFGNKPHKVDYSCIPNAVFSHPPMAGVGMTESEAKNKLGSIAVYQSDFRAMKNVLADRNERALYKMVCEGTTGRVVGLHMIGPDAPEILQAAAVAVKAGLTKDAFDQTVALHPTMAEELVLLK; translated from the coding sequence ATGGCCGACTATGACTATGACCTATTCGTCATCGGCGCAGGATCCGGCGGCGTTCGTGCCTCGCGCGTATCGGCGGCATATGGCGCCCGGGTGGCGGTTGCGGAGGAGTACCGGGTCGGCGGCACCTGCGTCATCCGCGGCTGCGTGCCCAAGAAGCTGCTGATCTTCGGCGCGCACTTCGCCGAGGATCTGAAGGACGCGCGCCGCTTCGGCTGGGACGTGCCCGACTGCCGCTTCGACTGGGCGACGCTGCGCGACAACGTGCTGGCCGATGTCGACCGGCTGAACGGGCTGTATACCCAGACGCTGCACAACAACCAGGTCGAGGTCTTCAACGAGCGCGCGACGGTCAGCGGGCCGAACGAAGTGACGCTGGCGAGCGGGCGCAAAGTCTCGGCCAAGCACATCCTGATCGCCACCGGCGCGCATCCGCTGGTGCCGGAATTCCCCGGCAGCGAGCTGGGGATCACCTCGAACGAGGTCTTCCATCTCGACAAGCTGCCCAAGCGCGTCCTCATCGCCGGCGGCGGCTATATCGCCAACGAATTCGCCGGCATCTTCAACGAGTTGGGCAGTCACGTCACGCTGGTGAACCGCACCGACGTGATCCTGCGCGGCTACGACCATTCGATCCGCGACCGGTTGCTGCAGATCTCGATCACCAAGGGCATCGATTTCCGGTTCCATTCCGAGTTCCGCAAGATCGAACAGATCGAAGGCGGCGCGTTGCGCGTCGAGCTGAGCAAGTTCGAACCAATCGAAGTCGATTGCGTGCTGTTCGCCACCGGCCGCAAGCCCAACACCGCGGGCCTGGGGCTGGAGGAAGTCGGAGTCGAGATCGACGACATGGGCGCGGTCAAGGTCGACGACGAGAATCGCAGCTCGGTGGAGAGCATCTTCGCAGTGGGCGACGTCACCAACCGCGTGCAGCTGACGCCGGTGGCGATCCGCGAGGGCCAGGCGTTCGCCGACACGATCTTCGGCAACAAGCCGCACAAGGTCGATTACAGCTGCATCCCGAATGCAGTGTTCAGCCACCCGCCCATGGCCGGCGTCGGCATGACCGAGAGCGAGGCCAAGAACAAGCTGGGCTCGATCGCGGTCTACCAGTCCGATTTCCGGGCGATGAAGAACGTGCTCGCCGACCGCAACGAGCGCGCGCTGTACAAGATGGTGTGCGAAGGCACGACCGGGCGCGTGGTGGGGCTCCACATGATCGGTCCCGATGCGCCCGAAATCCTGCAGGCCGCTGCGGTGGCGGTGAAGGCGGGGTTGACCAAGGACGCGTTCGACCAGACGGTGGCGCTGCACCCGACGATGGCCGAGGAGCTGGTGCTGCTGAAATAG
- a CDS encoding alkylphosphonate utilization protein, whose protein sequence is MSDEDYVYDEASGEWVPAGQAAAAVDTGDAVEVRDSVGNLLQDGDQVTLIKDLTVKGAGQTLKRGTLIKSIRLTGDPQEIDCKYDGIKGLVLRAEFVRKR, encoded by the coding sequence ATGAGCGACGAGGACTATGTCTATGACGAGGCGAGCGGGGAATGGGTCCCCGCCGGCCAGGCGGCTGCAGCGGTGGACACCGGGGACGCGGTCGAGGTGCGCGATTCGGTCGGCAACCTTCTGCAGGACGGCGATCAGGTCACGCTGATCAAGGACCTGACCGTCAAGGGTGCGGGCCAGACGCTGAAGCGGGGCACGCTGATCAAGTCGATCCGGCTGACCGGCGATCCGCAGGAAATTGACTGCAAGTATGACGGCATCAAGGGCCTGGTGCTGCGCGCGGAGTTCGTCCGCAAGCGCTGA
- the pgi gene encoding glucose-6-phosphate isomerase: MALPDWSPIRNLERRTLAQLFEGDANRVATLSADVAGIHFDWSKTHLTPEAVQAFAALAEQMGLSAKRDALFAGEAINVTEGRAVEHTAQRGEGSPESVSLAKGFHARMRALIDAIEAEALGPVRHILHIGIGGSALGPELLVDALGRESDRYDVAIVSNVDGVALEEAVKNFDPAATIVAVASKTFTTTETILNAESALAWLAQGGVEDPYGKVIALTAAPEKAIEWGVDETRVLPFSESVGGRYSLWSSIGFPAALALGWTAFEEMLEGAAEMDRHFRLTPLAQNAPALAAFADLYYTQALGCETRAIFAYDERLRLLPSYLQQLEMESNGKRVTAEGQPVDWPTAPITWGGVGTDAQHAVFQLLHQGTRLVPVEFVGVIEAGDVLAEDHHRQLLLNMFAQGAALMAGRDAEDKARAYPGNRPSSTLLIDDLDPRTLGALLAFYEQRTFVNAVLLGINAFDQFGVELGKEMARAADQGGTFDASTTDLMRRAFGA; encoded by the coding sequence ATGGCATTGCCCGACTGGTCGCCCATCCGGAACCTCGAGCGCCGCACGCTGGCGCAGTTGTTCGAGGGCGATGCCAACCGCGTCGCCACGCTGTCGGCAGATGTGGCGGGCATTCATTTCGACTGGTCGAAGACGCATCTCACGCCCGAGGCGGTTCAGGCTTTCGCGGCGCTCGCCGAACAAATGGGGCTGTCGGCCAAGCGCGACGCGCTGTTCGCGGGTGAGGCGATCAACGTGACCGAAGGCCGCGCGGTCGAGCACACCGCGCAGCGCGGCGAAGGATCACCTGAGAGCGTCTCGCTGGCAAAGGGCTTTCACGCCCGCATGCGCGCGCTGATCGACGCGATCGAAGCCGAGGCGCTCGGCCCGGTGCGGCACATCCTGCACATCGGCATCGGCGGCTCGGCACTGGGGCCTGAGCTTCTCGTTGACGCGCTGGGACGTGAGTCCGACCGCTATGACGTGGCGATCGTGTCGAACGTCGACGGCGTGGCGCTGGAAGAAGCGGTCAAGAATTTCGATCCTGCCGCGACCATCGTCGCGGTCGCGTCGAAGACCTTCACCACTACCGAAACGATTTTGAACGCCGAGAGCGCCCTGGCCTGGCTGGCCCAGGGCGGCGTCGAGGATCCCTATGGCAAGGTGATCGCGCTGACCGCCGCGCCGGAAAAGGCAATCGAGTGGGGCGTCGACGAGACCCGCGTGCTGCCTTTCTCCGAGTCAGTCGGCGGGCGCTATTCGCTATGGTCGTCGATCGGCTTCCCGGCCGCGCTGGCGCTGGGATGGACCGCGTTCGAAGAAATGCTGGAAGGCGCCGCCGAGATGGATCGCCACTTCCGCCTGACGCCGCTGGCGCAGAATGCCCCTGCCCTCGCCGCGTTCGCCGACCTCTATTACACGCAGGCGCTGGGCTGCGAGACCCGCGCGATCTTTGCCTATGACGAGCGGCTGCGGCTGCTGCCCTCCTACCTCCAGCAGCTGGAGATGGAGTCGAACGGCAAGCGCGTGACCGCCGAAGGCCAGCCAGTGGATTGGCCGACCGCGCCGATCACCTGGGGCGGCGTCGGCACCGACGCGCAGCATGCGGTGTTCCAGCTGCTCCACCAGGGCACGCGGCTGGTACCGGTGGAGTTCGTCGGCGTGATCGAAGCGGGCGACGTGCTTGCCGAGGATCATCACCGCCAGCTGCTGCTCAACATGTTCGCGCAAGGCGCCGCGCTGATGGCCGGACGCGACGCCGAGGACAAGGCGCGCGCCTATCCCGGCAACCGCCCGTCCTCGACGCTGCTGATCGACGACCTCGATCCGCGCACGCTGGGTGCGCTGCTCGCCTTCTACGAACAGCGCACCTTCGTGAACGCGGTGCTGCTGGGCATCAACGCGTTCGACCAGTTCGGCGTGGAGCTGGGGAAGGAAATGGCCAGGGCCGCCGACCAGGGCGGCACCTTCGACGCGTCGACCACCGATCTGATGCGCCGGGCATTCGGCGCATGA
- the lepB gene encoding signal peptidase I — protein MENAPPAEPNDQPARAASTPAKPKSEWKDLASFLVKLALIVFVVRSFIFSPFSIPSESMLPRLLIGDYLFITKWNYGYSKHSLPWSLPLIPGRVFPGTPARGDVVVFKAPPGNDTDWIKRVIGLPGDTVQMVDGQLILNGKPVPKQHVANFVLPITPNFQRCQPQFEQIDAQGNAVCAIPRFRETLPNGKQYDVLDQGMLPKDNTGVYTVPAGHVFMMGDNRDNSMDSRFSHEEGGIEFVPLQNIEGKAIVNFWSTDGSASWLLPWTWFTAARWNRIGEGF, from the coding sequence ATGGAAAACGCGCCTCCTGCCGAGCCCAACGACCAGCCCGCACGCGCGGCCTCGACTCCGGCGAAGCCCAAGTCGGAATGGAAGGATCTCGCTTCCTTCCTGGTGAAGCTGGCGCTGATCGTGTTCGTGGTGCGCAGCTTCATCTTTTCGCCCTTTTCGATCCCCAGCGAATCGATGCTGCCGCGGCTGCTGATCGGCGACTATCTGTTCATCACCAAGTGGAACTACGGTTATTCCAAGCACTCGCTGCCGTGGAGCCTTCCGCTGATCCCGGGCCGGGTGTTCCCCGGCACGCCCGCCCGCGGCGACGTGGTGGTGTTCAAGGCGCCCCCGGGCAACGACACGGACTGGATCAAGCGCGTCATCGGCTTGCCGGGCGATACCGTGCAGATGGTCGACGGCCAGCTGATCTTGAACGGGAAGCCGGTCCCCAAGCAGCATGTCGCCAATTTCGTGCTGCCGATCACGCCCAATTTTCAGCGCTGCCAGCCGCAGTTCGAGCAGATCGATGCGCAGGGCAACGCCGTCTGCGCGATCCCGCGTTTCCGCGAGACGCTGCCGAACGGCAAGCAATATGACGTGCTCGACCAGGGCATGCTGCCCAAGGACAATACCGGCGTCTACACCGTGCCCGCCGGCCACGTCTTCATGATGGGCGACAACCGCGACAATTCGATGGACAGCCGCTTCAGCCATGAAGAGGGCGGCATCGAATTCGTGCCGCTCCAGAACATCGAGGGTAAGGCGATCGTCAACTTCTGGTCGACCGATGGCAGCGCCAGTTGGCTGCTCCCGTGGACCTGGTTCACCGCCGCGCGCTGGAACCGGATCGGAGAAGGCTTCTGA
- the rnc gene encoding ribonuclease III, producing the protein MVHRRALEPDRRRLLSTPTLADWLAKTFGRKPAALSSYERALTHGSQAADNYERLEFLGDRVLGLCIAEWLFERFPQEPEGALSRRLNALVTGPVCAEVAREMGVVPHLRLGKQARDDGAADSDNVLGDVMEALIGAFYLEQGLEAARDFIRKAWSDRVDIHAKAPKHPKSALQEWAAAQNRRAPEYEVVDRSGPNHSPRFTVKVAIGKFAEATGEGTSKQEAETEAAEALLKQLEK; encoded by the coding sequence CTGGTTCACCGCCGCGCGCTGGAACCGGATCGGAGAAGGCTTCTGAGTACGCCGACGCTGGCGGACTGGCTTGCCAAGACGTTCGGCCGCAAGCCCGCTGCTCTGAGCAGCTATGAGCGGGCACTGACTCATGGCAGCCAGGCCGCCGACAATTACGAGCGGCTGGAGTTTCTGGGCGACCGGGTACTGGGGCTGTGCATCGCCGAATGGCTGTTCGAGCGCTTTCCCCAGGAGCCTGAAGGCGCATTGTCCCGCCGCCTCAACGCGCTGGTGACCGGTCCCGTTTGTGCCGAAGTCGCGCGCGAAATGGGTGTGGTGCCGCATCTCCGCCTGGGCAAGCAGGCGCGCGATGACGGCGCCGCCGACAGCGACAATGTGCTGGGTGACGTGATGGAGGCGCTGATCGGTGCCTTCTACCTGGAACAGGGCCTGGAGGCCGCGCGAGACTTCATACGCAAGGCATGGAGCGATCGCGTCGACATCCATGCCAAGGCGCCGAAGCACCCCAAATCGGCACTTCAGGAATGGGCTGCGGCGCAGAACCGGCGCGCGCCCGAATATGAGGTCGTGGACCGCTCCGGCCCGAACCACAGCCCACGCTTCACCGTGAAGGTTGCTATCGGCAAGTTCGCCGAGGCGACGGGGGAAGGCACCTCCAAGCAGGAAGCCGAAACCGAAGCGGCGGAAGCGCTGTTGAAGCAGTTGGAAAAGTGA
- the era gene encoding GTPase Era, whose protein sequence is MNIETQRCGLVAIVGAPNAGKSTLVNALVGQKVAIVSPKAQTTRTRLMGLAIQDETQLLLVDTPGIFTPERRLDRAMVAAAWDGAKDADVIALVVDGKAGVGSKVQAIIESLAARPEPKILILNKVDVADKPRLLGHAAKLNEAFAFEETFFVSAQTGDGVEEMKAALAARMPQAPWHFPEDQVSDATDRMLAAEVTREQLYLQLHAELPYASAVETEKYSEREDGSVEIHQQILVERDTQRAIVLGKGGTRIKEIGARARAELSRVMGVPVHLYLHVKVKPGWENDRSLYREIGLDWVE, encoded by the coding sequence ATGAACATTGAAACCCAACGCTGCGGCTTGGTCGCGATCGTCGGCGCGCCGAATGCCGGCAAGTCCACGCTGGTGAATGCTCTGGTGGGGCAGAAGGTCGCGATCGTCTCGCCCAAGGCGCAGACCACGCGTACCCGGCTGATGGGCCTGGCGATCCAAGATGAGACCCAGCTGCTGCTGGTCGACACTCCCGGCATCTTCACGCCAGAGCGGCGGCTCGACCGAGCGATGGTCGCCGCTGCCTGGGATGGCGCCAAGGATGCCGATGTGATTGCACTGGTGGTGGACGGCAAGGCCGGCGTCGGCAGCAAGGTCCAGGCGATCATCGAGAGCCTGGCCGCGCGTCCCGAGCCCAAGATCCTGATCCTCAACAAGGTCGATGTCGCCGACAAGCCGCGCCTGCTCGGCCACGCCGCCAAGCTTAACGAGGCATTCGCGTTCGAGGAGACCTTCTTCGTCTCGGCGCAAACCGGCGACGGCGTCGAGGAGATGAAGGCAGCGCTCGCCGCGCGCATGCCCCAGGCGCCCTGGCACTTTCCCGAGGATCAGGTCTCCGATGCCACCGACCGCATGCTCGCCGCCGAAGTCACCCGCGAGCAGCTCTATCTCCAGCTTCACGCCGAGCTTCCCTATGCCTCGGCAGTCGAGACCGAGAAGTACAGTGAGCGCGAGGACGGCTCGGTCGAGATCCACCAGCAGATACTCGTCGAGCGCGACACCCAGCGCGCGATCGTGCTCGGCAAGGGCGGCACGCGCATCAAGGAAATCGGCGCCCGCGCCCGCGCCGAGCTGTCGCGGGTCATGGGAGTTCCGGTGCACCTCTACCTGCACGTCAAGGTGAAGCCGGGCTGGGAGAATGACCGCTCGCTCTACCGCGAGATCGGGCTCGACTGGGTCGAATAG